The Oryza brachyantha chromosome 6, ObraRS2, whole genome shotgun sequence region AGGACATTTTCAGTTATAATATATGCTTTTGGTTGGAAAATTTCGAGGGGTAtttgaaaaacttaaattCCCTATACAGTATTTCATCTAAATTCCCTAGAcaatatttgatatttcatCTACCCACTACTATTTTCACGAGTGCATTTATGTTCTTTACGGGCCTATTGAGAATAGGCCTAATATCTAGATCGAATGAAAACACATGTTGTTTATTTGGTTTGATTTTCTTGTGAGAGGGGAGCGGTTGgatgttttttagttttttcttatgttaGGAGCACACGGTTGGAATTTCCCCCCTTTTTAGGGTGGAATTGCGATGGGTGAGGCCGTGAGGGACAACAGACAAGTGCACTTTTAAACCAGTATAGATTATCCGGTTTTTATTAAGAAGCTACAACCACTTGTACACATCCAAAGTACATTTGCGTTCAGTACACACCCCATTTTACTACGATAATTTCAACCCAAAATCTTACAAAACTCTCAACTGTGGGTATGTagcccaaaatttttttatcagaaaACCTTTATATGCACACTTTCACATAAAAGTCTGCACTGGCAAGTGTAAACAAATATGGCTAATTAGAAATCCTGATTACCCATGTAAGATGAGTTGATACTGGAAACTAGAATAGCGCTAGCACTGCAACAATTCAGCTCAGATGGGCCAAATTTCTCTTGAGGCCCAACCAAATCGAGCTGGAAGTCACACAAAAGCCCATTCACTAGATTAGGCCCATTACTTTACGCGGCCCAGATACTATCCTGGCCCACGATAacctctctctcgcgcgcgcgggaaCTGCcgcgaaaaagaaaaaaaaggagggcgCGAAACCGCAGGCGGGCGGTGGAGATGAGCTCGTCGACGTCcggccgcgacgacgacgcgccggACCTCGTATGCCAGATCGACTGCGTCCACGGCATGGTCGACGCGCTCTCCTGCGTTCGCTGGAAGCGCCACCAGGTGCGCTAGCTCGTCTCCCCCAACCTGTAACGCAGGAACCGATCTGCCCCGATCTGAGGCGCCATTTCCTCCCCCCGTTGGTATGCAGGACGCGGTGCTGGAGCTGTCGGAGCACGGGATCGTCCTCATCGTCGAGGAGAGCGGCTGCCTCCAGGCCAAGGTCTACCTCAAGCGCGAGGTGAGTCACTGCGCGTAAGGTGTTTGTGTTAATGCCTCGCTGCGCTTGGGCGTTGAATTTTGTTGGTGGGTGTCGTGTGATGCAGCTGTTTATGGAGTACGAGTATGCAGCTGAGGGGCGGCCGCGGTTTGGCCTCAGCCTGGGGCTCCTCGTCGATTGCCTCAACACGTTCTCGTCCCCAGGGCACTCCTCCGCTGTCGAGATCCGGTACCCTGGGCCTGACATGCAGCTTCTTCTCAAGTACGTATATACTCTGATTACTCGGAATTATTGTCCTCTTATAATCTGATCACGCAACGTCTGCGAACTGTGGTGGGTAAATGTCTTGTTGTTCATAGTTCATATAGCCCAGGAGGAAGCACTAGCAACGATCAGTCTTTTGGGGTTTTCCTTCACTTATTAGTGGGCATCGTTTCTGGCTTTTAGCCTGTACTTCGCAAATCTGTTAAATTCCCTGTATTTTGCTGCGTTCTCCTATCAACGAAATGGCAGGAGCTTCTGGCTTTTAGCCTGTTCGCAGATCTGTTAAATTCCCTGTATTTTGCTGCTTTCTCCTATCAATGAAATGGCAGAGCTCCTGCTGGTTCCCttggaggggaaaaaaacttGGGATGGAGTATACACGCAAGTTTATATTGGAGTAATACACTCGTTCATAAATCATATTCTTATCAAATTATTGAATTTTCTGtgcattaaattttataaggaGATTAATGAATCTTacttttcaaattatttatacgaaaaagaagaaagactTAAGCTCTTGTGTTCAGCTTAAGCATAAGATGCTGAACGAATCCCGTGATAATGTAACTTGAGCAATGTAAAATAGAGAACAACACAACATCAACGTTATTTGTCACCTTTTGCTCATAAGCATGATTCTTTTAAATGTGGGTGCAGGTCGGTGGGTTCCCCAGATTCATGTATGTATGCAGAAATTAGGACCAGGATTCCAGACACAATCTCCTGGGATTACCATTTTGAGCATTCTGGGAATACACCAGTCACTTTTACTGTCAAGGTACTCCAATCACTTCCTCTGTTTATTTGGTGTATGCatcaataaaagttttaactgTTAGTGCACAGTATAATTCACctttcaattttatagtcttcCGTCCTGAAAGAATCGATTGAGGACCTTGAGTGGCCAGGTTCTAgcattcaaattcaaatgcaACCAGACCCACCTTCAGTGATATTCAAAGGTGAAGGGCATGGTGACTTGCAGGTACAGTGAGTTTGTTTCTATTCGTTGCTTGGCCTCAAATTGTCCATGACTCACAGCTAGGTACACCATTTGGCAGATTGAATTACCCTACTATGCAAATACAGATCTTCTCATTGCGTTTCAGTGTGAGCAAGAAACATCATACAGGTAAACAACGCTTGTGTTTAAAATGCTCTGAACGTCTGAACGTTTGCTGCCTTGTGCTAACCATTCTGTTTTCTTCAAGGTATAAGTACAAGTTTCTTCGTGcaacaacttcaaatttcCCAAGCAGTATTGTGAAGGAGAATCGTGGGAGTAAGGTGACGATTGGGAGGGGAGGGATGCTCAAAATCCAGCACCTAGTTTCAGTTGCAAGGCCAGGTATGCAATACTTCCGTAATGTTGCTGGAGGGGCTCAACAGCCGAGCCGAATTGCTTATATAGAGTTCTTTGTAAAGCCAGAGGAAGATGATAACACTATAAATGATGCTTAGGATTGTGGTATGACTTGTGTTCCACACCTCATGTCATCCATTCAGCCTTGCTTCGCACCTCATCTCACCAGTCAATTATAGTTTCTGATTTAGCATCTATTTCTTGATTGGTGGTTTTtagtgaaaataaattaaggttTTTATGTCCTTTACCAATTGATTAACTTCTATGTAATCACATTCCTTCATATCCTGTTTAGCTACCTTTTAGAATTAACTTGGGCTTTGCAATGGGTATCAGATTATTCCTTAATCTTTTAAATCTCTAGGTCTTCTACTTCCAAATAGCCATAGTTAATCTTCACAGGCTATGGCAAAAGAGAACAGAATATTGGCCAGGCAATAATCGAGAAATGAAAGCTGGAGGAAAGAATTTAGAACCTTGAAGCTTGAAATGCTCTTTGCATCCTAAGTTTATAGACTGAAATGATAGCAAACTGttgctaattaaataaacgCACGTAACCATTGGATCTTGTATATTAGGATCATATGGGCCTTAATCCGCCACAGGCAAACAGTGCTAGTCAGTTCACATCTTTGTCTCGTCATAACCTCCTATTGCTATCAACAGGCCCCCAATTAATCTAGGTTTGTACTATAACGAACCAGGCCACTATTTAGTAGCCCATGATCAATTGCTAGACATTCTCAGACGAGAGCTGTATATTGTCTGTTATTCCTGTTTGATTGCTAGCCATTCTCAGATGAGAGCAGTATATCATCTGTTATTCCTGTTTCACTCTGCTATATCCGGCTGTCTACTTTCCACCCCATATATCTCGTGCACTTGCTGAAGTTGATGTACTTGCACATCACAGCAACTGCTAAATACAGCAGGCACAAACATCGTGGATATACAAAACGTGTGGACTAGCTACTCGATTTTTATAGCCACGATGGGAGTGCCAACTAAGGTATATGGTTTTAGCTGAGAGCAGATAAGGGAAGAGAGAAGTCGGCAGCATTGATTCATCACTGAACAATCTTTAACCAGTAAAAGATGCATGGAAAAAGACTGTCCTTTTGGAATCCTGTTTCTTCTAGCTAGTTGTAGCCAAAGAACATTCAAGTCGAGACCTTAACTTGGCAACAAAGAAGTGATAGCTCCAAGGGACCAAAACTAATAGATTTCAGAAGTACGAAAACCCTAACTCTGTTTCACCTCCTCAGAATGAAAGGAATTTAGGACAGCACCATTCCCCTTTACTTTTTCTAGGGTTCTCTCTTGATGCAACATGCAAGGTAAAGAAATATTTGGCAGTAGCCTGCTCCCTACCTGTAGTGACAACCCACATTTGATCACTCCATTTGGCTGAGACGCTGTCGCTACTCTACTAACCTAGCTAAGAGTTGATATTGGTTAATggagtttaaaataattggagGGTGTATTTGTGTTTACTTGTGAAAATGGACGTGCCATTGAGTGAAGTGACCCGAGTGATAATTTAGAGGCCTTCAATGAGATATATATTCTGCCTGTACCTACTGTCCTTTGTCCATTCCTGTGATTGCGAAATGG contains the following coding sequences:
- the LOC102716787 gene encoding uncharacterized protein LOC102716787 — translated: MSSSTSGRDDDAPDLVCQIDCVHGMVDALSCVRWKRHQDAVLELSEHGIVLIVEESGCLQAKVYLKRELFMEYEYAAEGRPRFGLSLGLLVDCLNTFSSPGHSSAVEIRYPGPDMQLLLKSVGSPDSCMYAEIRTRIPDTISWDYHFEHSGNTPVTFTVKSSVLKESIEDLEWPGSSIQIQMQPDPPSVIFKGEGHGDLQIELPYYANTDLLIAFQCEQETSYRYKYKFLRATTSNFPSSIVKENRGSKVTIGRGGMLKIQHLVSVARPGMQYFRNVAGGAQQPSRIAYIEFFVKPEEDDNTINDA